The DNA sequence GCCCAGCAGCGGTTCCCTCTTTTCCAGGATGTGGATGGGGCGGTGTATTCCTGCGACGTACGGGTAAATAAACCTGACCGGGAGATTTACGAACACTGTGCCAGAGTTCTGGACCTTTCTCCAGCGGAGGTTCTGTTTTTTGATGACCTTCCTGTCAACATAGAAGGGGCCCGGGCCGTGGGTTTCCAGGCCTTTCTCTGGAAAGGAGCGGAAGAGGCTCGACGAATCCTTGTTTCTTTTGGTATCATCCCCGCGGTAGCACAAGGGGAATAGATCTTCAACATCCCGCGGAAACCTTAGCAAAAAGGGGAACGGGCCATGAAAAGACTCGTCTTGCTAATAAAAACTATTCTGGTGTTTGCGGGCATATGGATCTCGGTAGCCATCGCCCTGCCGCTGGGACTTTTATTCTTTCTTCTTTCCGTGATAGGCCTTGACCGTTTTGCCCGCTGGTTGTTACGGGGGCTGGCTCGCCTGTGGGCCCGGGCGGTCATCTGGGCTACGGGGTGTAAGGTCACCGTGGAAGGACTGGAGCACATTCCCCGGGAAGGGGAGGGCCTCTGTTTTGTAGGGAACCATCCAGGGGATTTCGATGTGATCCTTGCCCTGGCATACATACCGCGGGCCTTTGGGTTTATTGCAAAAAAGGAAATCCTTTTTTTCCCTTTTATTAACCTCTGGGTGCTCCTGTTGGGCGGACTGTTCCTGGATCGAAAAAACATAGGCCAGGCCCGCCGGGCTATCGAAGGGGGGGCGGAGCGAATCCGCCGGGGACTTTCGATGATCATTTTTCCTGAGGGAACCCGAAGCCGCGGGAAGGGGCTGTTACCCTTTAAGGCGGGGGCTTTTAAGCTCGCCACCCTGGCGGGTTCTCCCATTATCCCCATGGCTATCGAAGGCAGTTACGCGGTGTATGAAGAAACGGGCTTCGTGCGGGCCGTCCCGGTTCGTCTTGCCTTTGGTCCCCCTATTCCTACGAAGAACTTAAGCGTTGAGGAACGCAAGGCCCTTCCCGAACAGGTGCGGGAACAGATTGCCCGAATGCTTTCGGGCTCTGGTTCTAAAGGGCTCTAAAAAGTCTGACACAAAGGACTTCCCCGGGGACCTCTTTGTGTCCCGCGGAGTACAAGAGGGATCCCCTCGCCGGGATTGGTAACACATAACAGGAATGGAGGATAGTTTTGTTCGGTGGGCTTTGTTTTTCATCACCCATCACCAACGCTGGATGGGTACGTATGGGCGCTGAGAGACTCGAACTCCCGACTTCCTCGGTGTAAGCGAGGCGCTCTAGCCAACTGAGCTAAACGCCCGACGGGCGCACCATACCATGGAGGGCTGGTCCCTGTCAAGGGCTTGCGTTGTCAGAAGATCTGAGGGAAAGCCCCTTCGGGGGAGGGAGGACTTGTTTTCTCCCGCCCGTACCGCTATGCTAGCGTCGTATGGATAAGCTTATCATTAAAGGAGCCCGGGAACATAATTTAAAGAACATCGACCTTGTGCTTCCCCGGGATAAACTCATTGTGATTTCAGGCCTTTCTGGTTCGGGAAAGAGTTCCCTTGCCTTTGACACGATCTTTGCGGAGGGACAGCGACGCTACGTAGAAAGCCTTTCTGCCTATGCCCGTCAGTTTTTGGGGCGTATGGACAAGCCCGATGTGGACTATATTGAAGGGCTTTCGCCGGCCATTTCTATCGAACAAAAGACCACCCATCGGAACCCCCGTTCGACGGTGGGGACGGTGACGGAAATTTACGATTACTATCGACTCCTCTACGCCCGTATCGGCATTCCCCACTGTCCCTCCTGTGGACGGGAAATCCGGGAACAATCGACAGACCAGATTATTGATACAATCCTGGCCCTGGGAGAGGGTGCGCGGGTC is a window from the Thermanaerothrix sp. genome containing:
- a CDS encoding excinuclease ABC subunit UvrA, which produces MDKLIIKGAREHNLKNIDLVLPRDKLIVISGLSGSGKSSLAFDTIFAEGQRRYVESLSAYARQFLGRMDKPDVDYIEGLSPAISIEQKTTHRNPRSTVGTVTEIYDYYRLLYARIGIPHCPSCGREIREQSTDQIIDTILALGEGARVQILSPVIRGKKGEHQKILEDARKAGFVRARIDGLVVQLEDSIKLDKQKKHTIEIVVDRLVVSRENRSRLAEAVEQALETAEGIMTVLHQTPNGEEELFFSRTNACPDC
- a CDS encoding 1-acyl-sn-glycerol-3-phosphate acyltransferase codes for the protein MKRLVLLIKTILVFAGIWISVAIALPLGLLFFLLSVIGLDRFARWLLRGLARLWARAVIWATGCKVTVEGLEHIPREGEGLCFVGNHPGDFDVILALAYIPRAFGFIAKKEILFFPFINLWVLLLGGLFLDRKNIGQARRAIEGGAERIRRGLSMIIFPEGTRSRGKGLLPFKAGAFKLATLAGSPIIPMAIEGSYAVYEETGFVRAVPVRLAFGPPIPTKNLSVEERKALPEQVREQIARMLSGSGSKGL